In the Gallaecimonas pentaromativorans genome, one interval contains:
- a CDS encoding 1-acylglycerol-3-phosphate O-acyltransferase has protein sequence MLALLRLLLLAVFFLLVCVLGSLFCLLRPFHANHVYRFSHLFASFAPMLGIKIKVEGSEHLPKGNAVFIGNHQSTWDLFTASKAVRPGTVTVGKKSLVWIPFFGPLYWLTGNILIDRKNSSKAKGTIDQTAKRIREEHLSVWLFPEGTRSYGRGLLPFKTGAFHTAIAAGVPIVPIAVSSLDNIRLNKWNNGEVVVRYLPVIETQNLNKSDARELTERCYQLMSQTLGELNGAVAQKGSE, from the coding sequence ATGCTCGCCTTGTTACGTCTGCTGTTGTTGGCCGTTTTCTTCCTGCTGGTTTGTGTGCTGGGCTCACTGTTCTGCCTGCTCCGGCCCTTCCATGCCAACCACGTTTACCGCTTTTCACACCTGTTTGCGTCTTTTGCGCCGATGCTGGGCATCAAAATCAAGGTGGAAGGAAGTGAGCATCTGCCCAAGGGCAACGCCGTTTTCATCGGTAACCACCAAAGTACCTGGGATCTGTTTACCGCCTCCAAAGCGGTGCGCCCCGGCACCGTTACCGTGGGTAAAAAAAGCCTGGTGTGGATCCCCTTTTTCGGCCCCCTTTACTGGCTGACCGGCAATATCCTCATTGACCGCAAGAACAGCTCCAAGGCCAAAGGCACCATCGACCAGACCGCCAAGCGCATCCGCGAAGAGCATCTGTCGGTATGGCTGTTCCCTGAAGGCACCCGCAGCTATGGCCGCGGCCTGCTGCCCTTTAAAACCGGCGCCTTTCACACCGCCATCGCCGCTGGCGTACCCATTGTGCCCATCGCCGTATCGAGCCTCGATAATATTCGCCTGAACAAGTGGAATAACGGCGAGGTGGTGGTGCGTTACCTGCCTGTCATCGAGACCCAAAATCTGAATAAAAGTGATGCCCGGGAACTGACCGAGCGCTGCTACCAACTGATGAGCCAGACCCTTGGCGAACTCAATGGCGCCGTGGCCCAAAAGGGCAGCGAGTAA
- the rraB gene encoding ribonuclease E inhibitor RraB: MSLAARLEAQHQDNQDIVDTLIEDGADLNDEFVVEHHFACANFDKLEKLAVEVFKLGFDVTDAEEMREGRNILFCFDAVREGPLVLEELNEDTDTLMKLADRFGVDYDGWGTYFGEEVDEDYEEEDEDE, encoded by the coding sequence ATGTCCCTTGCCGCCCGCCTGGAAGCCCAACATCAGGACAACCAGGATATTGTCGATACCCTCATTGAAGACGGTGCCGATCTGAATGACGAATTCGTGGTGGAACACCACTTTGCCTGCGCCAATTTCGACAAATTGGAGAAGCTGGCGGTAGAGGTGTTCAAACTGGGCTTTGACGTTACCGATGCCGAAGAAATGCGCGAAGGGCGCAATATCCTGTTCTGCTTCGACGCCGTCCGCGAAGGCCCGCTGGTGCTCGAAGAACTCAACGAAGACACCGACACCCTGATGAAGCTCGCCGACCGCTTCGGCGTCGACTACGACGGCTGGGGCACCTACTTCGGTGAAGAAGTCGACGAAGACTACGAAGAAGAAGACGAAGACGAGTAA